A region from the Methylocystis iwaonis genome encodes:
- the ychF gene encoding redox-regulated ATPase YchF, producing the protein MGFKCGIVGLPNVGKSTLFNALTQTAAAQAANYPFCTIEPNVGEVAVPDPRLEDLAKVAGSKQIIPTRLTFVDIAGLVRGASKGEGLGNQFLANIRECDAIAHVVRCFEDGDVTHVEGGVDPIRDIETIETELMLADLESLEKRVVPLEKKAKGGDKESKELLDLMNRCLVLLRDGKPARMAKVTQEERIAFNGLGLLSSKPVLYVCNVEEGSAAEGNGNSAKVAARAAEEGAASVVVSAKIESEIAVMPIEEQKDFLEAVGLTEPGLNRVIRAGYDLLQLITYFTIGPKEARAWTIEKGTRAPQAAGVIHTDFEKGFIRAETIACDDYVAYKGEAGARDAGRLRLEGKDYVVADGDVMHFRFNT; encoded by the coding sequence ATGGGCTTCAAATGCGGCATCGTCGGCCTGCCGAACGTCGGCAAGTCGACCCTTTTCAACGCGCTGACCCAAACGGCGGCGGCGCAGGCCGCAAATTACCCCTTCTGCACCATCGAGCCGAACGTCGGCGAAGTGGCGGTGCCGGACCCGCGCCTGGAAGATCTCGCCAAAGTGGCCGGCTCCAAGCAGATCATCCCGACGCGGCTGACCTTCGTCGATATCGCCGGCCTCGTGCGCGGCGCCTCCAAAGGCGAAGGGCTCGGCAATCAGTTCCTGGCCAATATTCGCGAGTGCGACGCCATCGCCCATGTCGTGCGCTGCTTCGAGGATGGGGACGTGACCCATGTCGAGGGCGGCGTCGATCCGATCCGCGACATCGAGACGATCGAAACCGAGCTGATGCTCGCCGATCTGGAGAGCCTGGAAAAGCGCGTCGTCCCGCTGGAGAAGAAGGCCAAGGGCGGCGACAAGGAATCCAAGGAGCTTCTCGACCTCATGAACCGCTGCCTCGTCCTGCTGCGGGACGGCAAGCCGGCGCGCATGGCCAAAGTCACTCAGGAGGAGCGGATCGCCTTCAACGGCCTCGGGCTTTTGTCGTCGAAGCCGGTTCTTTATGTCTGCAATGTCGAGGAAGGCTCCGCGGCCGAAGGCAACGGCAACTCCGCCAAGGTCGCCGCCCGCGCGGCAGAGGAAGGCGCCGCCTCGGTCGTGGTCTCCGCCAAGATCGAAAGCGAGATCGCGGTCATGCCGATCGAGGAGCAGAAGGACTTTCTGGAAGCCGTCGGCCTGACCGAGCCAGGCCTCAATCGCGTCATCCGCGCCGGCTACGATCTTCTGCAGCTCATCACCTATTTTACGATCGGCCCGAAGGAAGCGCGCGCCTGGACCATCGAAAAGGGCACGCGCGCGCCGCAGGCCGCGGGCGTGATCCACACCGATTTCGAAAAGGGCTTCATCCGCGCCGAAACCATCGCCTGTGATGATTACGTGGCCTACAAGGGCGAGGCCGGCGCGCGCGACGCCGGACGGCTGCGGCTGGAAGGCAAGGACTATGTCGTCGCCGACGGCGACGTGATGCACTTCCGGTTCAATACGTAG